From the genome of Nasonia vitripennis strain AsymCx chromosome 1, Nvit_psr_1.1, whole genome shotgun sequence, one region includes:
- the LOC107982216 gene encoding venom metalloproteinase 2-like isoform X2: MKKVFVLLCAVVAVMGRKSKVHEQMTQKEIHSIFGKNAVPDYEVVPVAHAQHKRSADHRIVRLTSFERDMTLYLEPTDSFLAGVDTPVFKARSNTSAPSGVEYERVHNAIKSEHNFYQDPENLAALVIKDEEDGNAAIHGVIDDYAIRPLPKRLRSQFSREKRQARDEFLKSNRSVYHQDLEDTHHHVVFKLPSSEKAEAGSKGLPVREKRAARKASNAVPDIIHPQVLVILESTLFDVFKQDFDSVVDYVLSYWNAVDLRYRVFRSPDVRLNIAAIILSEDHNVTPYIAKNHVNVTENVNNKIEVTTALRNKSQFFFPETTYNDADKSMTMKRLGVLYDMVITMSPYDMCQFSPHCLKDGKYVCRVMTNRLNKECITLGYAYYTGACAFDGDEGLMEAVGIVEDQGGFSGIIPTAHEIGHLMGASHSATNVNQCPVDDGYIMSYKLTVSNKSFIWSNCSESSIKKFLTNLERAQCLFNTPETVKPVARILPGKVFSRTEQCDRIMGTHSCDRAPKDNDCVQLYCTKQNSNVCMMAPYAAVPEGTPCGTGMHCINARCVSEDESTVELELGTKPPVGRRGRWRQYKPSFLLS, from the exons atgaaaaaagttttcgTACTCTTGTGTGCGGTGGTCGCCGTCATGGGACGTAAAAGCAAG GTCCACGAGCAAATGACCCAGAAGGAAATTCATTCCATCTTCGGTAAAAACG cggTACCAGATTACGAGGTGGTCCCAGTGGCCCATGCCCAGCACAAAAGAAGCGCCGATCACCGCATTGTCCGACTGACGAGCTTCGAACGAGACATGACTCTCTACCTCGAGCCGACCGACAGTTTTCTCGCTGGAGTCGATACCCCGGTCTTTAAGGCCAGATCTAACACCAGTGCGCCGTCTGGAGTCGAATACGAACGCGTTCACAAT GCGATCAAGTCCGAGCACAACTTCTACCAAGACCCGGAGAACCTGGCCGCTCTGGTTATCAAGGACGAGGAAGACGGCAATGCCGCTATC CACGGTGTGATCGACGACTACGCGATCCGTCCATTACCGAAACGTCTGCGCAGCCAGTTCAGTAGGGAGAAGCGTCAAGCTCGcgatgaatttttgaaatccAATCGCTCGGTATACCATCAGGATCTCGAGGACACGCACCACCACGTCGTGTTCAAGCTCCCGAGCAGCGAGAAAGCCGAGGCGG GAAGCAAGGGACTACCCGTGAGGGAGAAACGCGCGGCTCGTAAGGCTAGTAATGCTGTACCGGATATCATTCATCCTCAGGTGTTGGTTATACTGGAGTCGACGTTGTTCGA TGTGTTCAAGCAGGACTTCGACAGCGTGGTGGACTACGTTCTTTCTTACTGGAATGCGGTCGATCTGAGGTACCGTGTCTTCCGGAGTCCAGATGTGAGGCTGAACATCGCTGCTATCATCCTGTCGGAG GATCACAACGTCACGCCGTACATAGCGAAGAATCACGTGAACGTAACCGAAAATGTGAATAACAAGATCGAAGTTACTACCGCTCTGAGAAACAAGTCGCAGTTCTTCTTCCCGGAGACCACCTATAACGACGCTGATAAGTCGATGACGATGAAGAGATTAGGAGTCCTGTACGATATGGTCATCACTATGTCTCC CTACGACATGTGTCAATTCTCACCGCATTGCTTGAAGGACGGAAAGTACGTGTGCCGTGTTATGACGAACAGACTGAATAAGGAATGCATCACTCTAG GATACGCCTACTACACCGGCGCCTGCGCCTTCGACGGCGACGAGGGTCTCATGGAAGCGGTAGGAATCGTAGAGGATCAGGGTGGCTTCAGTGGAATCATCCCAACCGCTCACGAAATCGGTCACCT AATGGGAGCTTCGCACAGTGCCACCAACGTAAACCAGTGTCCAGTCGACGACGGTTACATCATGTCCTACAAGCTGACGGTCAGCAACAAGAGCTTCATATGGTCCAACTGCAGCGAGTCGAGCATCAAGAAGTTCCTCACCAA CCTGGAAAGAGCGCAGTGTCTCTTCAACACCCCAGAGACGGTGAAGCCAGTCGCTCGCATACTCCCGGGCAAGGTCTTCTCCAGAACTGAGCAGTGCGACAGGATCATGGGTACGCACTCCTGCGACCGAGCTCCCAAGGACAACGACTGCGTCCAGCTTTACTGTACCAAGCAGAACAGCAACGTCTGCATGATGGCACCTTACGCTGCGGTACCAGAAGGCACACCCTGTGGCACAGGAATG CACTGCATCAACGCCAGATGCGTCAGCGAGGACGAGAGCACCGTCGAACTCGAGCTGGGAACCAAGCCACCGGTTGGTCGTCGAGGACGATGGCGGCAATATAAACCTTCTTTTTTGCTTTCGTGA
- the LOC107982216 gene encoding A disintegrin and metalloproteinase with thrombospondin motifs 18-like isoform X1: MKKVFVLLCAVVAVMGRKSKVHEQMTQKEIHSIFGKNAALAKPVPDYEVVPVAHAQHKRSADHRIVRLTSFERDMTLYLEPTDSFLAGVDTPVFKARSNTSAPSGVEYERVHNAIKSEHNFYQDPENLAALVIKDEEDGNAAIHGVIDDYAIRPLPKRLRSQFSREKRQARDEFLKSNRSVYHQDLEDTHHHVVFKLPSSEKAEAGSKGLPVREKRAARKASNAVPDIIHPQVLVILESTLFDVFKQDFDSVVDYVLSYWNAVDLRYRVFRSPDVRLNIAAIILSEDHNVTPYIAKNHVNVTENVNNKIEVTTALRNKSQFFFPETTYNDADKSMTMKRLGVLYDMVITMSPYDMCQFSPHCLKDGKYVCRVMTNRLNKECITLGYAYYTGACAFDGDEGLMEAVGIVEDQGGFSGIIPTAHEIGHLMGASHSATNVNQCPVDDGYIMSYKLTVSNKSFIWSNCSESSIKKFLTNLERAQCLFNTPETVKPVARILPGKVFSRTEQCDRIMGTHSCDRAPKDNDCVQLYCTKQNSNVCMMAPYAAVPEGTPCGTGMHCINARCVSEDESTVELELGTKPPVGRRGRWRQYKPSFLLS, encoded by the exons atgaaaaaagttttcgTACTCTTGTGTGCGGTGGTCGCCGTCATGGGACGTAAAAGCAAG GTCCACGAGCAAATGACCCAGAAGGAAATTCATTCCATCTTCGGTAAAAACG CTGCTCTCGCAAAAC cggTACCAGATTACGAGGTGGTCCCAGTGGCCCATGCCCAGCACAAAAGAAGCGCCGATCACCGCATTGTCCGACTGACGAGCTTCGAACGAGACATGACTCTCTACCTCGAGCCGACCGACAGTTTTCTCGCTGGAGTCGATACCCCGGTCTTTAAGGCCAGATCTAACACCAGTGCGCCGTCTGGAGTCGAATACGAACGCGTTCACAAT GCGATCAAGTCCGAGCACAACTTCTACCAAGACCCGGAGAACCTGGCCGCTCTGGTTATCAAGGACGAGGAAGACGGCAATGCCGCTATC CACGGTGTGATCGACGACTACGCGATCCGTCCATTACCGAAACGTCTGCGCAGCCAGTTCAGTAGGGAGAAGCGTCAAGCTCGcgatgaatttttgaaatccAATCGCTCGGTATACCATCAGGATCTCGAGGACACGCACCACCACGTCGTGTTCAAGCTCCCGAGCAGCGAGAAAGCCGAGGCGG GAAGCAAGGGACTACCCGTGAGGGAGAAACGCGCGGCTCGTAAGGCTAGTAATGCTGTACCGGATATCATTCATCCTCAGGTGTTGGTTATACTGGAGTCGACGTTGTTCGA TGTGTTCAAGCAGGACTTCGACAGCGTGGTGGACTACGTTCTTTCTTACTGGAATGCGGTCGATCTGAGGTACCGTGTCTTCCGGAGTCCAGATGTGAGGCTGAACATCGCTGCTATCATCCTGTCGGAG GATCACAACGTCACGCCGTACATAGCGAAGAATCACGTGAACGTAACCGAAAATGTGAATAACAAGATCGAAGTTACTACCGCTCTGAGAAACAAGTCGCAGTTCTTCTTCCCGGAGACCACCTATAACGACGCTGATAAGTCGATGACGATGAAGAGATTAGGAGTCCTGTACGATATGGTCATCACTATGTCTCC CTACGACATGTGTCAATTCTCACCGCATTGCTTGAAGGACGGAAAGTACGTGTGCCGTGTTATGACGAACAGACTGAATAAGGAATGCATCACTCTAG GATACGCCTACTACACCGGCGCCTGCGCCTTCGACGGCGACGAGGGTCTCATGGAAGCGGTAGGAATCGTAGAGGATCAGGGTGGCTTCAGTGGAATCATCCCAACCGCTCACGAAATCGGTCACCT AATGGGAGCTTCGCACAGTGCCACCAACGTAAACCAGTGTCCAGTCGACGACGGTTACATCATGTCCTACAAGCTGACGGTCAGCAACAAGAGCTTCATATGGTCCAACTGCAGCGAGTCGAGCATCAAGAAGTTCCTCACCAA CCTGGAAAGAGCGCAGTGTCTCTTCAACACCCCAGAGACGGTGAAGCCAGTCGCTCGCATACTCCCGGGCAAGGTCTTCTCCAGAACTGAGCAGTGCGACAGGATCATGGGTACGCACTCCTGCGACCGAGCTCCCAAGGACAACGACTGCGTCCAGCTTTACTGTACCAAGCAGAACAGCAACGTCTGCATGATGGCACCTTACGCTGCGGTACCAGAAGGCACACCCTGTGGCACAGGAATG CACTGCATCAACGCCAGATGCGTCAGCGAGGACGAGAGCACCGTCGAACTCGAGCTGGGAACCAAGCCACCGGTTGGTCGTCGAGGACGATGGCGGCAATATAAACCTTCTTTTTTGCTTTCGTGA